The Miscanthus floridulus cultivar M001 chromosome 6, ASM1932011v1, whole genome shotgun sequence genomic interval TCCCCACCTCCATAAATCATGGCATTAATCGTGACGGGCCGGACTGGTGCCTGCCTCGGATAAGTTTAAGGAGGTGTCACGCAAAATCAATCCTGTAGTAGTGTGTTACGAATTCAAACTTGCTGGCGACTTCAGACGCGGCGGCGCAGGGAGAATGAGGTCCGAGTCGCAGGCACTACCGTCTCCGGTTCGTGGATTGGGATAGATTATAAAGTGGAGGAAAATGACTAAACTGCCCTTAAAACAAATAATTTAATTTTTGTAATTAATTTTTCACGGTAGGGAAGCACAGTAGCAAAGCTCTCTCTCATTTCCACAAATTACCATATTTCTGTAAATGTCAAGAAACAGAAAAAAAGTGGAGAGGAATAAAATATAAGCAAAATGGGCTTTACTGCAGTACCCACAAATGACTGTGAGCCGTTCATTTATTTTGATCGGACGGTTACAATCAACTACAATATGTGAAATATATATTCATCTATATTTTTAATTTATAAGATAAGATAAGATAAGGAAGGAATGTTTTTGGTATAGTTTTTTTCTAGGTTTATAAAATATGTAAGGAAAGTAAGAAATAAGtaacagaaaataaaaaaaactcaggATTGTATATGTTGGAAATGAAATACTCCCACCATACTTTTTTTTACGCGTCGTATTAGCTTTGTCCTTTGTTAATGTTTCTATTCTTGATTATCAAAAGCATATCAGTGTTTGTATAGTTGCAAGTTGGAACACATAGTTGTTCAAGAGCTGAAACTTCAAATTTGGTTGGACAATTCTTAAATCCCAAAAGTTTTCTTTGGTGACGTGAGTATTCGACTATCAAAAATATCAACAACAAAAAagtaaaaaccaaaaaaaaagaagGTGTGAAGCGAGTCGGTTCTATAAGATGGTTAGTTAACTGAAGACAAGAGACTACTGACCATGACGATGCCTTTGATGACAGTGTCGGTGTAATAGCTGGGATCTGTTTTTCTTGTAGAGACAGGAGCTCGTCAAGGGCAACTTTAATCCCCGTATCGGTATCCCGGACACCACCACCAGCGTCGCGCTTTCGACGGTGATCATCTATCAGGCCGACGAGCAACACGTCGTGCCTCGCCTGCAGCCTCGCAAGCGACGCATCCATGCCCAGTAGCATGTTGACCCACCGCAGTGCGGGTACAGGTCGCCGATGGTTGGCACTGCGTTGAGCCGGACGCTCTCTTCGACGATCCCCTGCCACCGGCCAGAGTCGCTGCCGTGTGGGGACGTGCCGATGAGCGCGCGCAGCATCACGTTGATGACGAACTCAAAAagtctgggccgtcgggtgaccATCATCGATGTAGCAGCAGCTGCAACATTGGCAGCATCACAATTAACACTACTAGAAAATGGATATTTTGTCAGAGATATGTTTTCCTGATAGTGAAAAACGctcttatgaaaatatattttcatgagaGTGATGAAAATCCCGCCACGAAAACGTATTTTCATGAGTGCTCCACACACCGTCATTAAAATCGACTATTTTTGTGAGAGTATTTAAATAACCCCACGAAAACTTATTTTCGTGAGAGTGATGATTTTCATGAGAGTCAAATTCCACCGCCACAAAATATGGGTTGCTGGTTTTCAGTACAAAAATAATTGCTTTAAATACTAGAAATTCAGGAACATAAACATAAGTTTTCTTCTTTTAATCTGCAGCAAAAGTTtctaactagtctttctccctcatggtAACTCCAGATGTGGTGATTCTTTTTCCTAAAtgtttctaaaatcaagctctatcaatttattatgtTCTTACGGCTAATATTTTATTCATATTTTTATGTGACTTTATTTATTAATTCAAAATCTGGATTTTaaaaaaaatggcaacttcaaacaaaattttgaggTAGTAAacgatttcagctgaaaaagtcatgaacataaagatctacaacttttatttttgccaTTTTTTCATCCGGCAATGTGATAGTAACACTGTTCACAAATTTTATATGTCTCTCACATAGTTATATGAAACTATGTGAGTGATATAtgcatttgtgaacaatgtatagTACCACTTTGTTAAAATGTTTTCAAAATTTTATGGCAAGCTTATGTACTTAAATTGTGCCCCCATATCAATTCTTAGTTTTTTACCACTTTATGATATTATTGATTTTTTTGTCAGAGTCACCAAAATAGTATCTTGAGTAGTGTTTAGTAAAACACTTAATTTTCTAGAGATTTTCAGGATGCAAGCTCAAATAGAACATGTCTTCTTACATATGTTTTTTCCCAATTTTTGGACATTGTTGGATACGACGTGTAGTTCAATTTGTTGTTATTTTCTAAATtgataaaaaggaaaaagaaaataaaaatggaCAAAACAACTTTAAATTAGCCCATTCCACGTATTCAGTCCACAGCCCACTCAGTGCGAACAGAATGACCCCTTGATCTTGGCCGTTTGATCGACGGTGGGAACAAAATGCATTTCAAACCCAAACGGCCCTTCCCTTACAAAATTTCCCAAATCTCTCTCGATCATTACCACTGCCGCCACCCAGAAGCCAAGGCGGGGCCGCGCCGGCGAGGGCGCAAAGCAGTGCTCAGGCACTACGCTACAGCGGCAGCACGTTGACAGACGGTGCATGCGGGGGTGGGGTCGTCAGCTCCCCATGCTTTATGAGAGGTCTGCATGTCCTGCGCGTCTTTTGCGTGAAAGCAAGACAACCTGTACTACTTAGCACAGATCTATTTGTGGCAATTGAACAAGTGTTCGTCAACAAACAAGCCGGCTAGAGATCTTGGTGGCATGTCGTACGTCCATGCCTAATTTTGTTGCCTAGGCCGCCCATAAATACTCAAGCCAGCTGCTGCAACCAGCAACAACAATCACCACACATATCCCTCTCTCCCGCCCTCTCGATCGATCAGGAAATAAGGTAAGTTACTCCTGCTAAGTTGTTACGTCACCGatggcctcctcgtcctccttcctgctggccatggcggcgctgGCAGCCTTGTTTGCCGTTGGATTGTGCGGCAACACAGTGACCTTGACGGTCGGCAAGGGCACCACCTCCACGTACACACACCTAGTCCTTGTCGCCAACCTCCCCATCCATGAGCTGGCGATCAGAGAAAAGGGCGCCGCGGAATTTTTGGACGACATGAAGGAGTCACCAGCCATGACCTTTACACAAGACAGCAAGGCACCGCTCAAGGCGCCCCTCTCCGTCCGCTTTTCTGTGAAGGGTGGTGGCTACCGCAACAGGGATGAAATTTTCCCTGCTGGATTGAAGCCTGGCTCAGTTATCAAAACTGATATCAAGTTTGAGGGGTAATTGGCACATCTCCTCTTCCACTGAGTCAAAATTGTTGACCACTATATAATTTTGTAAGATTGATTGAGGCCATAAATAAGTAGGCCAATAATTCATTTACTATGGTTATTTTGTGGTACTACCGCAAAATAAAGTATATATACTAGGGTCTCCTGAATATTGTTGCGGAGCTATGTATACACACAATTTGCAATATTATATTTttatatggcataagatatctaGTCAACCCTTTGTCAAGGCGGCTGTGTacattttatttttctaaatttccaTTACATGTATGTGTCAAAATCAGTGAAGCTTTTTTTTAATCTTATTTAGCATGTCCAAAATGTCATGAAAATTGCATTTGCAATTGCGACCTTTTCTTTAACACAAATTGTTCAGTCACTACAAAAGTTTTACCCTAATCCAACCACTTGTATCCACAGCGTCACAAATTCAATCGCAATAGGAGGCCCTATTGCAACATGAACTATAAGTTGTTGCGATACATGGCACTTAATACATCTAAACTACTGAGTTGTACATGTTAGTCGTAACCTCCATTGGAAGAGGTAGGTGTAAGGGCCACGATAAATTGTTGTTGCAAGTAAGTGTAAATATTGCAAGAAATTACGATGCGTTGTGTTAATAATAAGCCGCTGGAATTCATGGCATCAGCGAGGATGCGAtgaactttgacgagcaggacgcACTACTTCCGCGGTGGGCTAAATTCATTAATCGCTGCAGGCAAAAGGGCCCGCCGTGGCCACgaggtcacggttaatcgtgaCAAAACCACGGCGGGCCCCTTTGCCTGCAGCAATTAATCCATTAATCGCGGCAGGCGACTTAAGTCACCCACCACAGTTAGTTTATTAACCGCTGCGGGTGCTCTAATGTTACCGCCGCGGTTAATCATTAAGCATGGCAGGCATTATTATTGGCCCTCCTCGGTTAATATTTTTgctttaaaaaaataaaacatagcAGCTTGTAGATTCATACGAATTTGAACTCAAATCAAGTGTAGATTTCATGGATCAAACAAACACATGTATCTAAGACATGTTAACACATGACACATTCATGCATTCACTTAGTTGTTCTCGTTGTCATCCATACATGAAACCGACGAAATCATTAAAGTTATCACAAACTCACACATATACATGTCTTCATGAACTAATTAACTCATGATGCAAATGAAAATGCGATTGGATGAtgcatatatatttttatttttattccaCCACTATGGATATCCCTGCGGGTTGTTACAT includes:
- the LOC136460137 gene encoding pollen allergen Phl p 2-like translates to MASSSSFLLAMAALAALFAVGLCGNTVTLTVGKGTTSTYTHLVLVANLPIHELAIREKGAAEFLDDMKESPAMTFTQDSKAPLKAPLSVRFSVKGGGYRNRDEIFPAGLKPGSVIKTDIKFEG